In a genomic window of Ranitomeya imitator isolate aRanImi1 chromosome 5, aRanImi1.pri, whole genome shotgun sequence:
- the LOC138637657 gene encoding high mobility group nucleosome-binding domain-containing protein 5-like, with protein sequence MKKKSKEKKRKKKEKKKSKEKKKKKKKDSKKRGEGRVEEGEGREEEGGEASSKKLRSYNCKTGVLAKLSLLLQDIFLNEKKLGYVASEECKEGAEEGEGEGEEKGGEEEVGEEKEGEGKEEKGEREGKGEEREGEEEGEGDGEDKEEGREEGQGEGKGKGDEREGEEEGEGDGEEKGEGREEGQGVGKGKGDEREGEEEGEGDGEEKEEGREEGQGVGKGEEKEKVNKKGEGDGEEKEEGREEGQGEGKGNEREGEEEGEGDGEEKEEVREEGQGEGKEKENKEKEKKKREGEEE encoded by the exons atGAAGAAGAAGAGTAAGGAGAAGAAGAGGaaaaagaaggagaagaagaagagtaaggagaagaagaagaaaaagaagaaggatTCGAAAAAAAGAGGAGAAGGAAGAGTAGAAGAAGGAGAAGGacgagaagaagaaggaggagaag CGAGCTCAAAAAAATTACGTAGCTATAATTGTAAGACCGGAGTTCTCGCCAAACTTTCTCTTCTTCTACAAGACATATTTTTGAATGAG AAGAAATTGGGTTATGTAGCATCAGAGGAATGCAAAGAAGGAGCAGAAGAAGGTGAAGGAGAAGGAGAAGaaaaaggaggagaagaagaagtaggagaagaaaaagaaggagaaggaaaagaagaaaaaggagaaagagaaggaaaaggagaagaaagagaaggagaagaagaaggtgaAGGAGACGGAGAAGACAAAGAAGAAGGAAGAGAAGAAGGACAAGGAGAAGGAAAAGGAAAAGGAGATGAaagagaaggagaagaagaaggtgaAGGAGACGGAGAAGAAAAAGGAGAAGGAAGAGAAGAAGGACAAGGAGTAGGAAAAGGAAAAGGAGATGAaagagaaggagaagaagaaggtgaAGGAGAcggagaagaaaaagaagaaggaaGAGAAGAAGGACAAGGAGTAGGAAAAGGAGAAGAAAAAGAGAAGGTGAATAAGAAAGGGGAAGGAGAtggagaagaaaaagaagaaggaaGAGAAGAAGGACAAGGAGAAGGAAAAGGTAATGAaagagaaggagaagaagaaggtgaAGGAGAcggagaagaaaaagaagaagtaaGAGAAGAAGGACAAGGAGAAGGAAAGGAAAAGGAGAATAAAGAGAAGGAGAAGAAAAAaagagaaggagaagaagaatga